The Palaemon carinicauda isolate YSFRI2023 chromosome 43, ASM3689809v2, whole genome shotgun sequence genome window below encodes:
- the LOC137633777 gene encoding uncharacterized protein, whose translation MDPSSSSNRQNTQHTPQQLDTVPPSIQIDEFDESSVRLWKMFREAIQPLYFKILCWVNPDWNPASNFKDYLESQGVNMIQVLKSLNNNQLDKIMNPSSHETWDITQIYALLPFSKLLAGKNDKKWHEQNGSDPELFLTCLKNKRNEAAHNPNMNKERCSLVIDTVYELTIKLQEGLKLVVLRDVVNTEDKEEIEREMDRVFDDTRQKIEEIGKGGIGAEVFDEYQREIDFTKKMKLLEEEGFPCLKKILEKFKSINPLNLITGTSSNPNIPVEKIYTEMKLEGESGPCSVPIEDILNHHYATTSEHQFASASVPRSYCTGQRAALENGLALLEVNCPEDWLDLLGAGVEG comes from the exons ATGGATCCCTCCTCCAGCAGTAACCGACAGAACACACAGCATACACCTCAACAGCT agacaccgttcctccttcgatccaaattgatgagtttgacgagtcaagcgtaagattatggaagatgttcagggaagccattcagcctctttatttcaaGATCCTCTGCTGGGTGAACCCAGATTGGAATCCTGCCAgtaacttcaaagactacctcgaaagccaaggggtcaacatGATTCAAGTCTTAAAGAGTCTTAATAATAATCAACTGGATAAGATCATGAATCCTTCATCACACGAAACATGGGACATAACTCAGATTTATGCGCTTCTTCCGTTTTCTAAACttttagctggaaaaaatgacaaaaagtggCATGAACAAAATGGGTCCGACCCAGAATTGTTTTTAACATGCCTGAAAAACAAAAGGAATGAAGCAGCCCACAATCCAAATATGAACAAAGAGAGATGTTCTCTcgtgatagatacagtatatgaacttacaataaaacttcaagagggcttaaaacttgtcgttctccgggatgtagtaaacactgaggataaagaagaaatcgagagagaaatggacagagtttttgatgatacccggcagaagatagaagagataggaaaaggaggtataggagccgaggtctttgatgaatatcaaagggaaattgacttcacaaaaaagatgaagttattggaagaagaaggcttcccttgtttgaagaaaattcttgaaaaatttaaaagcattaatcctctcaacctgataacaggaacctcttctaaccccaacataccagtagagaagatttacacagaaatgaagctagaaggggaaagtggcccctgtagtgttcctatagaggacatactgaatcac CACTATGCAACAACATCAGAGCATCAGTTTGCATCCGCTTCTGTTCCTAGATCTTACTGTACAG GACAAAGAGCAGCCTTGGAGAATGGCCTGGCACTCTTAGAGGTCAACTGTCCGGAAGATTGGCTTGACCTACTAGGGGCTGGAGTGGAAGGGTAA